A part of Pseudomonas sp. HR96 genomic DNA contains:
- a CDS encoding VRR-NUC domain-containing protein — MNIDAFDDPFYYLANFRRVLAWLAQRYADLLDAEEQAFIAGFEQAPQASQALLVRMVMRKGEHFRESALAYAEIGCPRQAAQALLAAGWLQGQAPMSLAELFDVLRKAELLSCFTEQFARLGARAALRKAQLYDALSEWHEQQQPFAQWCPQHPEQVYSLQVRALCDRLRLMFFGNLRQGWSEFVLADLGVFRYESVSLDSASRALRHRHDLQQYLALHACRQALEQGADLHHSGRAIAALDSDNPWLLARRDKALFQIGQLHEKQQDWPAALQVYEQCTWPGARLRRIRVLERSGADALALALADSASAAIENAAEAQALQRIVPRLRRRLQLPVPARARAASVARLDLTLLLDATPASVEVRVRDHLHQDQAPVHYVENTLINSLFGLLCWPAIFAAVPGAFFHPFQSGPADLHQPDFHSRRAALFDACLGQLDDERWKASIRTCYAQKWGLQSPFVYWGALTPTLLEQALACLPAQHLRHCFVRLLEDIRHNRAGMPDLIQFWPEEGRYRMIEVKGPGDRLQDNQLRWLEFCALHQMPVEVCYVQYTVQYTGGAGAAECA; from the coding sequence GTGAACATCGACGCCTTCGACGACCCTTTCTATTACCTGGCCAACTTCCGCCGTGTGCTGGCCTGGCTGGCGCAGCGCTATGCCGACTTGCTGGATGCCGAGGAGCAGGCCTTCATCGCCGGTTTCGAGCAGGCGCCGCAGGCCTCCCAGGCCCTGCTGGTGCGCATGGTCATGCGCAAGGGCGAGCATTTTCGCGAGAGCGCGCTGGCCTACGCCGAAATCGGCTGCCCACGACAGGCTGCCCAGGCCTTGCTGGCTGCCGGCTGGCTGCAGGGCCAGGCGCCGATGAGCCTGGCCGAACTGTTCGATGTGCTGCGCAAGGCCGAGCTGCTCAGCTGCTTCACCGAGCAGTTCGCTCGCCTGGGCGCCCGCGCGGCGCTGCGCAAGGCCCAGCTGTATGACGCACTCAGCGAGTGGCATGAACAGCAGCAGCCGTTCGCCCAGTGGTGTCCGCAGCATCCTGAACAGGTCTACAGCCTGCAGGTGCGAGCGCTGTGCGATCGACTGCGGCTGATGTTCTTCGGCAACCTGCGCCAGGGCTGGAGCGAGTTCGTGCTCGCCGACCTGGGTGTGTTCCGCTACGAAAGCGTCAGCCTGGACAGCGCGTCCCGGGCCTTGCGCCACCGCCATGACCTGCAGCAGTACCTGGCCCTGCATGCCTGTCGCCAAGCCCTGGAGCAGGGCGCCGACCTGCACCACAGCGGTCGCGCCATCGCCGCCCTGGACAGTGACAACCCCTGGCTGCTGGCGCGGCGCGACAAGGCCCTGTTCCAGATCGGCCAGTTGCACGAAAAACAGCAGGATTGGCCGGCTGCGCTGCAGGTCTATGAACAGTGCACCTGGCCGGGGGCCCGCCTGCGCCGCATCCGCGTGCTCGAACGCAGCGGCGCCGATGCCTTGGCCCTGGCCCTGGCCGACAGCGCCAGCGCCGCCATCGAGAACGCCGCCGAAGCCCAGGCCTTGCAGCGCATCGTGCCACGGCTGCGGCGACGCCTGCAGTTGCCGGTGCCCGCGCGGGCCCGCGCCGCCAGCGTCGCCCGGCTGGACCTGACCCTGCTGTTGGACGCCACTCCCGCCAGCGTCGAAGTACGCGTGCGCGATCATCTGCATCAGGACCAGGCGCCGGTGCATTACGTGGAAAACACCCTGATCAACTCGCTGTTCGGCCTGTTGTGCTGGCCGGCGATCTTCGCCGCCGTGCCGGGGGCCTTCTTCCATCCGTTCCAGAGCGGCCCGGCCGACCTGCATCAGCCCGACTTCCACAGCCGCCGCGCGGCGCTGTTCGACGCCTGCCTGGGGCAACTGGACGATGAGCGCTGGAAAGCCAGCATCCGCACTTGCTATGCGCAGAAGTGGGGGTTGCAGTCGCCCTTCGTGTACTGGGGTGCGCTGACCCCCACGCTGCTGGAGCAGGCCCTGGCCTGCCTGCCGGCGCAGCACCTGCGCCACTGTTTCGTGCGCCTGCTGGAGGACATCCGCCACAACCGAGCGGGGATGCCCGACCTGATCCAGTTCTGGCCCGAGGAAGGGCGCTACCGCATGATCGAGGTCAAGGGGCCCGGCGATCGGTTGCAGGACAACCAGCTGCGCTGGCTGGAGTTCTGCGCGCTGCACCAGATGCCAGTGGAAGTCTGCTATGTCCAGTACACCGTGCAGTACACCGGCGGCGCCGGCGCGGCCGAATGCGCCTGA
- a CDS encoding ATP-dependent DNA helicase gives MIYQIAVRALCEFTAKVGDLDLRFTPSPTAQEGMAGHRRVAAGRGGDYQSEVSLSGGYGPLQVRGRADGYDPRLNRVEEIKTHRGDLARQPANHRQLHWAQARVYAWLLCDQLQRSEMRVALVYLDVDSDRQTLFEETWSAADLRTWFEQQCEIFLAFARHELERLAERDQGLRELRFPYADFRAGQRDLAETVYKAVSTGRCLLAQATTGIGKTLATLFPLLKAVVPQQLDKILFLTAKTPGRQLALDALQQLQRSQPGLALRSLELVARDKACEYPDRACHGDACPLAKGFYDRLPAARTAALARPMLDRQSLREVALAHQVCPYYLSQELARWVDVVVGDYNYYFDLTALLHGLALANQWNLALLVDEAHNLVDRARMMYSATLEQWRLKALRKAPPARLKSALQRLDREWNALYREQGAPYQAYPRLPDKFLLALLRCVSLIGEEMNEQPLTLDRPLLDFYFEALQFTRVAELFDENYVFDISLRETPGRKPLASLCVRNVVPASLLAPRLKAPRSSVLFSATLNPQRYYRDLLGMPADCAWLDVQSPFHSAQLQVRIADHISTRYAHRQASLAPIVELMAQQYAQAPGNYLAFFSSFDYLQQVATLMAREHPQITLWQQQRQMDEAARRGFLEQFAEHSQGIGFAVLGGAFGEGIDLPGRRLIGAFVATLGLPQLNPVNEQIKQRMAALFAAGYDYAYLYPGLQKVIQAAGRVIRGVEDQGVVVLIDDRFAEAKVQRLFPAWWALQPPP, from the coding sequence CTGATCTACCAGATCGCCGTGCGCGCGCTGTGCGAGTTCACCGCCAAGGTCGGCGACCTCGACCTGCGTTTCACCCCGTCGCCCACGGCCCAGGAGGGCATGGCCGGGCACCGTCGGGTCGCGGCCGGGCGCGGCGGCGACTATCAAAGCGAAGTATCGCTCAGCGGCGGCTACGGGCCGTTGCAGGTGCGCGGCCGCGCCGACGGCTATGATCCGCGGCTCAACCGGGTGGAGGAGATCAAGACCCATCGTGGTGACCTGGCCCGGCAGCCGGCCAACCACCGCCAGCTGCACTGGGCGCAGGCCCGGGTGTACGCCTGGCTGCTATGCGACCAGCTGCAACGCAGCGAAATGCGCGTGGCGCTGGTCTACCTGGATGTCGACAGCGACCGCCAGACCCTCTTCGAGGAGACCTGGAGCGCCGCCGACCTGCGCACCTGGTTCGAGCAGCAGTGCGAGATCTTCCTAGCCTTCGCCCGCCATGAGCTCGAGCGCCTGGCCGAGCGCGACCAGGGGCTGCGCGAGCTGCGCTTTCCCTATGCCGATTTTCGCGCCGGCCAGCGTGACCTCGCCGAGACCGTGTACAAGGCCGTCAGCACCGGCCGCTGCCTGCTGGCCCAGGCCACCACTGGCATCGGCAAGACCCTGGCCACACTGTTCCCGCTGCTCAAGGCGGTGGTGCCCCAGCAGCTGGACAAAATCCTCTTCCTCACCGCCAAGACCCCGGGCCGTCAGCTGGCCCTGGACGCCTTGCAGCAGCTGCAACGCAGCCAGCCCGGGCTGGCCCTGCGCAGCCTGGAGCTGGTGGCCCGCGACAAGGCCTGCGAATACCCGGACAGAGCCTGCCACGGTGACGCCTGCCCGCTGGCCAAGGGGTTCTACGACCGCCTGCCCGCCGCTCGCACGGCGGCCCTGGCGCGGCCCATGCTCGACCGCCAGAGCCTGCGCGAGGTGGCCCTGGCCCATCAGGTCTGCCCGTACTACCTGAGCCAGGAGCTGGCGCGCTGGGTCGATGTGGTGGTCGGCGACTACAACTACTATTTCGACCTGACCGCCTTGCTGCATGGCCTGGCCCTGGCCAACCAGTGGAACCTGGCGCTGCTGGTGGACGAGGCGCACAATCTGGTCGACCGCGCGCGCATGATGTACAGCGCCACCCTCGAGCAATGGCGCCTGAAGGCGCTGCGCAAGGCGCCACCGGCGCGGCTCAAGAGTGCCTTGCAGCGCCTGGACCGCGAGTGGAACGCGCTGTACCGCGAGCAGGGCGCGCCCTACCAGGCGTATCCGCGGCTGCCGGACAAATTCCTGCTGGCGCTGCTGCGCTGCGTGTCGCTGATCGGTGAGGAGATGAACGAGCAGCCGTTGACCCTCGATCGACCCTTGCTGGACTTCTACTTCGAGGCGCTGCAATTCACCCGCGTCGCCGAGCTGTTCGACGAGAACTATGTGTTCGACATCAGCCTGCGCGAGACGCCCGGGCGCAAGCCGCTGGCCAGCCTGTGCGTGCGCAACGTGGTGCCGGCCAGCCTGCTGGCGCCCAGGCTCAAGGCGCCGCGCAGCAGCGTGCTGTTTTCCGCCACGCTCAACCCGCAGCGCTACTACCGCGACTTGCTGGGCATGCCTGCCGACTGCGCGTGGCTCGACGTCCAGTCGCCGTTCCATTCGGCGCAGCTGCAAGTGCGCATCGCCGATCACATATCCACCCGTTACGCCCATCGCCAGGCCTCGCTGGCACCGATCGTCGAGCTGATGGCGCAGCAGTACGCGCAAGCGCCGGGCAACTACCTGGCGTTCTTCAGCAGCTTCGACTACCTGCAGCAGGTGGCGACGCTGATGGCCCGCGAGCACCCGCAGATCACCCTGTGGCAGCAGCAGCGGCAGATGGACGAAGCGGCGCGGCGGGGCTTTCTCGAGCAGTTCGCCGAACACAGCCAGGGGATAGGCTTCGCCGTGCTGGGCGGCGCCTTCGGTGAGGGCATCGACCTGCCGGGCCGGCGCCTGATCGGCGCGTTCGTCGCCACTCTGGGGCTGCCGCAGCTCAATCCGGTCAATGAGCAGATCAAGCAGCGCATGGCGGCACTGTTTGCCGCCGGCTACGACTACGCTTACCTCTACCCCGGCCTGCAGAAGGTGATACAGGCGGCCGGCCGAGTGATCCGTGGGGTCGAGGACCAGGGCGTGGTGGTGCTGATCGACGACCGCTTCGCCGAGGCCAAGGTGCAGCGTCTGTTTCCGGCGTGGTGGGCCTTGCAGCCACCGCCCTGA
- a CDS encoding PLP-dependent aminotransferase family protein gives MNGARSQFAYQAVYRYLCGLIDAGDSQPGQRLPALRALARQLQVSIATVQAAYSLLEAQGRVYSVVKSGYYLRHPAVDSAGDGDGDDPLLQRMNACAQQARMCVLSHSHDPGLTGALQQRERELWRRNASSRPAHPCGDAVLRRALAARYSRSPGDCWHADQVYVAADACAVLQALVLALALKGATVLVSVPCAWPLLHSLRSCGVRVLEVALCPRGRLDLEQLAHLLKTHAVKLILLDSRVSWPQGTLMPLSQRQALVRLLALHGTWLLENDSMGDLCVRPSPCLRELMDPDRLLVFASLQPTLGPEGAYGYLLARHLGRELRSVFMARAGSLAPLRQQAIGQLLDSGQADRHLEQLRASQPGRMAAMHRALALHLRDHLDYRLPLAGSALWVRSRRPVEMPQVFEQLLERGIVIAPGELFSLQGHCRQHLLLAQPAADVHAAPWPALAEVLAGQAAGPADLP, from the coding sequence ATGAACGGCGCACGCTCGCAGTTCGCCTACCAGGCGGTGTATCGCTACCTGTGCGGCCTGATCGACGCCGGCGACAGCCAGCCTGGGCAACGCCTGCCGGCCCTGCGCGCACTGGCCCGACAGCTGCAGGTGTCGATCGCCACGGTACAGGCCGCCTACTCGCTGCTGGAGGCCCAGGGCCGAGTCTATTCGGTGGTCAAGTCCGGTTATTACCTGAGGCATCCTGCCGTTGACAGCGCCGGTGACGGTGACGGTGACGATCCGCTGTTGCAGCGCATGAACGCCTGCGCCCAACAGGCGCGCATGTGCGTGCTCAGCCACAGCCACGACCCGGGGCTCACCGGCGCCTTGCAGCAGCGCGAGCGCGAGCTGTGGCGCCGCAATGCCAGCAGCCGGCCGGCACATCCCTGCGGCGACGCCGTCTTGCGCCGGGCATTGGCGGCGCGCTACAGCCGCTCGCCGGGCGACTGCTGGCATGCCGACCAGGTGTACGTCGCCGCCGACGCCTGCGCGGTGTTGCAGGCGCTGGTGCTGGCCCTGGCGCTCAAGGGCGCCACGGTGCTGGTCAGCGTGCCCTGTGCCTGGCCCTTGCTGCACAGCTTGCGCAGCTGCGGTGTGCGGGTGCTGGAGGTCGCCCTGTGCCCGCGCGGGCGGCTGGACCTGGAGCAGCTGGCGCACCTGCTCAAGACCCATGCGGTCAAGCTGATACTGCTCGACTCGCGGGTCAGCTGGCCCCAGGGCACGCTGATGCCCTTGAGTCAGCGCCAGGCGCTGGTACGGCTGTTGGCCCTGCACGGCACCTGGCTGCTGGAAAACGACAGCATGGGCGACCTCTGCGTGCGGCCCAGCCCCTGCCTGCGCGAGCTGATGGACCCCGACCGGCTGCTGGTGTTCGCCTCGCTGCAGCCCACTCTGGGCCCCGAAGGCGCCTACGGCTATCTGCTTGCACGGCATCTGGGCCGCGAGCTGCGCAGTGTATTCATGGCCCGGGCGGGCAGCCTGGCGCCGCTGCGGCAGCAGGCGATCGGCCAACTGCTGGACAGCGGCCAGGCCGACCGCCATCTGGAGCAGCTGCGCGCCAGCCAGCCGGGGCGGATGGCCGCCATGCACCGCGCCCTGGCGCTGCACCTGCGCGACCACCTGGACTACCGCCTGCCGCTGGCCGGCAGCGCACTGTGGGTGCGCAGCCGGCGCCCGGTGGAGATGCCGCAGGTGTTCGAGCAACTGCTCGAGCGCGGCATCGTCATCGCGCCGGGCGAGCTGTTCAGCCTGCAAGGCCACTGTCGCCAGCACCTGCTGCTGGCTCAGCCCGCAGCCGACGTGCACGCCGCGCCGTGGCCGGCGCTGGCCGAAGTGCTGGCCGGACAGGCCGCTGGTCCAGCGGATTTGCCATGA